ATTGAACGACCTGCCTTCGACTCAGTGCCAATGACCAGCCATTTAGATTTGAATTCTTCAATATCCATCCCATGCCCATTATCAACCAATGTAGCTACTGGAATTTCTCCATCAAAAATATTTAGCTCTACTTTACTGGCATAAGCATCATAAGCATTCTTCCAAAGCTCAGAGATAGCGGTCGGACAATCTGCTATTTGCTCTCGCCCAAGATGATCAATTGTTCTCGCCCTAGTCTTAAAGGAAATCGATTCCATTTTAAACTCAACCTCTTCTGTTTAGTGTAGTACCTACTTTTTTATCATTTATGTTACTGCATTAATACTTACTTTGCCCATTTTTGGCTGGAAATAGGATACTATTTTTCTTATCTTAGCTGGTTATAAAATTTGTAAAAGAAAATTCATTAGGGAATGTTGATGACGTTTAGAGCGACATATAGCTTCCACAGTACAAAAAGCAATCTTTTTATAGGTTGAAATAGCCATAATTTTTGTAGTCCTAAATTGAGCCAATCTATCCCTGCTATCTACCGTCTACCGTTTTGTTGTCAATATACCCATCAAAGATATAGTAGCCTGAAATTAATACTATTTATATTCCGGTCATATCAATGAATTAACATATAGTTATTATTATAGTAGTAATTTCTTTTTGTGAAAATTTATACATCTGGAAGGATTATCGTGAGAAATATAGTTTCGCTGTAGATTAAAATTCTATTTATACCCAATTAACTTGAAGATTCATACTGGTATTTTATATATTACTGATTTTTTAGTTGAAAATATTAATAGCCAAATAATCTCTTGAAGCAAGAAGAGTATAAAAATGCAATTCCCTTTTATAATACTTAGATTCACATTTATCTTTCTTATGGATTTATAATATACTTAAAAATAAACTTGATGAATACCTTTGTAATCAATTTCCACACATAGGTAATCTTCACATAACCACTCTTCAATTCGTTCTGATAAATCACGGTCAGATAATTTGTATTTTCCATTTAAAGAGCATCCCCAAATAATTAGTATTTTCCAATCCAAATCAAGTAAAGTGTTGATAACAGCATTATCTCTATTAATATTATATTTTATTTTTTTCAACCAAAACTCTCTCCTTGTCGCTGGGGGGTTAAACATATAACATTTATGTCCGTGCCAAAAACAACCATGCACAAATAATATAGCTTTATATTCATCTATAACAAAATCAGGTTTACCCGGTAAATCTGCAACCTGTTTTCTATACGAAACACCTAGTCCTTGAATAATTTTTTCTACCTTTTTTTCTATAGATGTATCACTACTTTTAATTGCTCGCATATTCCTACTACGGGTTTCTGAATTATGATTATCAGCCATAACTAACTCTCTTTTATACTTAATCAGTCTTAAAACATAAGATGAAATTATCATTAAAAATTTTGATTTACCATAAACTAGATATGGAAACACAATTTATCTATTATTTAGAGATGCCTTTTATAACTTTATGTGTTCTAATTCTGATTAGATCAGATAATTATTATAAAAAAAATCAAAATCATATATGAATCCTATAACTCCCCCACAACTTCCATACAAGTTTTGATAGGTAGCCACATTTCAAGACATAAGTGATCTTCGGGTTCAACCGATAAAAAACCGTATTGCTGATAAAAAGGAATGACTTTAGAGTTCATTGGATCAGCAAACAATCCAATCGCTGATATTTGTTGTGAAACTAATACAGTTCGATAGATAGCATCAACCAACAATTTTTCACCTATCCTTTGACCTTGATATGAGCGATCCACAGCGAGACGAGCCAATTTTACTGCATTAAGTGGATGAGGGTATTTTTTATAATCTCTATGAGCAGGTGTTGTTATCACGGAATAACCCGTCAGCGTGTAATACCCCA
This genomic interval from Xenorhabdus doucetiae contains the following:
- a CDS encoding very short patch repair endonuclease, whose translation is MADNHNSETRSRNMRAIKSSDTSIEKKVEKIIQGLGVSYRKQVADLPGKPDFVIDEYKAILFVHGCFWHGHKCYMFNPPATRREFWLKKIKYNINRDNAVINTLLDLDWKILIIWGCSLNGKYKLSDRDLSERIEEWLCEDYLCVEIDYKGIHQVYF
- a CDS encoding GNAT family N-acetyltransferase produces the protein MSMIIEEITQQHNRKVFDCGIYELNQFLQQQARQKTIKHIAKSYVACRASEPTTILGYYTLTGYSVITTPAHRDYKKYPHPLNAVKLARLAVDRSYQGQRIGEKLLVDAIYRTVLVSQQISAIGLFADPMNSKVIPFYQQYGFLSVEPEDHLCLEMWLPIKTCMEVVGEL